One stretch of Desulfomonile tiedjei DNA includes these proteins:
- a CDS encoding DUF86 domain-containing protein, translated as MKREYRDYLEDVLKAIDESADFTSGISFEAFTQDRKTINAVVRSLEVLGEAAKHIPDDLRSKAPGIPWKYMAGMRDKLIHEYFGVDLSIVWTVIKNELPPLRPEIEGLKARLEQEK; from the coding sequence GTGAAGCGCGAATATCGCGATTACCTCGAAGACGTACTGAAAGCCATCGACGAGTCGGCCGATTTCACCAGTGGCATTTCTTTTGAGGCGTTCACTCAGGACCGCAAGACGATTAATGCCGTGGTGCGCAGCTTGGAAGTGCTCGGCGAGGCCGCCAAGCACATTCCTGACGATCTGCGCTCCAAAGCGCCCGGTATCCCATGGAAATACATGGCGGGAATGCGCGACAAGCTCATTCACGAGTATTTCGGCGTTGACCTGAGCATCGTATGGACGGTCATCAAAAACGAACTGCCGCCTCTTCGCCCGGAAATCGAAGGTCTGAAGGCTAGGTTGGAACAAGAAAAATAA
- a CDS encoding O-acetylhomoserine aminocarboxypropyltransferase/cysteine synthase: MRYVSCGLIGCQLCRIKVLQNEPCRAGRQRGEEVRKLNHEERKYGFDTLALHAGQKPDPSTLSRAVPVYRTSSYVFKDSKHAANLFTLKELGNIYTRLMNPTTDVLEQRAAALEGGIAALGLASGTSAVFYALINLMEAGEEFISARNLYGGTYTMFNDILPQFGIKVRFVEHDRPEEFRAALNSKTRAIFLETIGNPKLGVPDFQEIARVAQHAHVPVIVDSTFTTPYIFRPLEHGADIVVHSLTKWMGGHGTAVGGVVVDSGKFDWTDSKFRLFNEPEPSYGGLRFGRDLGELSPMAYILRMRLVPLRNLGACISPDNSWIFLQGLETLSLRMERHCSNALAVARFLEAHKKVDWVRYPGLASDPSYDLCQRYFLKGLGGGMVVFGIKGETPAAEKFINHLALFSHLANVGDAKSLVIHPASTTHSQLSREQQIAAGVPPDLVRLSVGIEDIDDILADLDQALSAN, from the coding sequence ATGCGTTATGTGTCGTGTGGGCTTATAGGTTGCCAACTCTGTCGAATTAAGGTACTTCAAAATGAGCCATGTAGAGCGGGTCGCCAACGCGGCGAGGAGGTCCGTAAATTGAACCACGAAGAAAGGAAATATGGATTTGACACCCTGGCCCTTCACGCGGGTCAAAAGCCCGATCCATCGACCTTGAGCCGCGCGGTTCCCGTGTACCGCACATCTTCTTATGTGTTCAAGGATTCAAAACATGCCGCAAATCTATTCACGTTGAAAGAACTGGGCAACATTTACACCAGACTTATGAATCCCACGACCGATGTCCTTGAACAACGTGCGGCCGCGCTTGAAGGCGGAATTGCCGCATTAGGGCTTGCGTCCGGCACCAGTGCGGTTTTCTATGCTTTGATCAACTTGATGGAGGCCGGCGAAGAATTCATCTCTGCCCGCAATCTTTACGGGGGGACGTACACCATGTTCAACGACATCCTCCCGCAATTTGGCATCAAAGTAAGATTTGTCGAGCACGACCGGCCCGAGGAATTCCGAGCCGCCCTGAATTCCAAGACAAGAGCTATTTTCCTCGAAACAATAGGCAATCCCAAACTCGGAGTCCCGGACTTCCAGGAGATAGCTCGCGTCGCGCAGCATGCCCATGTTCCCGTAATCGTTGATTCAACGTTCACCACGCCATATATTTTTCGACCTCTGGAGCACGGCGCGGACATAGTGGTTCACTCCCTCACAAAATGGATGGGAGGACATGGGACCGCAGTAGGGGGCGTTGTCGTCGACTCAGGAAAGTTTGACTGGACCGATTCCAAGTTCCGTCTGTTTAATGAGCCCGAGCCCTCCTACGGGGGCCTTCGGTTTGGACGGGACCTCGGCGAGCTAAGCCCGATGGCCTACATCCTGAGAATGCGCCTGGTTCCTCTCCGAAATCTGGGTGCGTGCATCAGCCCTGACAATTCCTGGATTTTCCTTCAGGGCCTCGAAACACTCTCTTTACGCATGGAGCGGCATTGCTCGAACGCACTGGCCGTTGCACGATTCCTGGAAGCCCACAAAAAAGTCGACTGGGTCCGGTACCCCGGCCTTGCGTCGGATCCGTCCTATGACCTGTGCCAGCGTTACTTTCTGAAGGGCCTGGGCGGGGGAATGGTGGTCTTCGGAATAAAAGGGGAGACGCCGGCCGCGGAGAAATTCATCAACCACCTGGCGCTGTTTTCACATTTGGCCAATGTGGGAGACGCTAAGAGTCTTGTCATACATCCTGCAAGCACGACCCATTCACAGTTGAGCCGCGAGCAGCAGATAGCTGCCGGCGTTCCGCCTGATTTGGTCCGCCTCTCGGTGGGCATCGAAGACATCGACGACATTCTTGCAGACCTTGATCAGGCCTTGAGTGCAAACTGA